The sequence below is a genomic window from Lycium ferocissimum isolate CSIRO_LF1 chromosome 9, AGI_CSIRO_Lferr_CH_V1, whole genome shotgun sequence.
TCCGATGAATCAATGTTTCCAGCACCGTCGGAGGATTTTATCCCTTTGTCTGCTAGCGATAAGGAAAGGCTCATTaaagtttttggaaaaaaagttggGCATCAACTCCTTAGATCGAAATTAGTAGCAATATGGAAACCCACTGAAAATATTTCCCTTATCGATTTAGGGGCAGATTTTTTCTTAATCAAATTTTGCTACGAAGAAAATCTGCAAAAGGCCTTACATGAAGGGCCATGGTTTATTTTTAATCACTTTCTCTCAGTTCGACGTTGGGAGCCGAAATTCATTGCATCGGAAGCCCAACTAACTTATTCTGCTGTATGGAAACGACTAACAGAATTGCCTATGGAATTTTATGATTTGGATATACTTCGTAGAATTGGTAACAAGGTTTGGAACGCTACTCAAAATCGATACGTGCACATCATCCGCTAAAAGAGGACGTTATGCACAGATTTGCATTGAAGTTCCCTTGGAGACACCAGTTAAAACCCATATCTATATTGGGTCACACAGACAGAATATTATTTACGAGGGCATTAATATCCTTTGTACATCATGTGGGAGACACGGACACACTACACAATCTTGTTCATATTCCCACCATTCTAATACACCCATTACTACCCAACTTACTCCCTGTCATGATCCAATTCTGCAAAATGACGCTCCAACTAATGACAACAGTCAAGCTGAGTGGAAGACGGTAAGTTTCCCAAAAAGGACCAGCTACAAAAACAAGGACGTCACCCCAGGTAAGTTTTCGGTAAACCCTCAAAATCTTTCTCCCTCTAATATGGCGGCTAGCAACATTTCCAATACGCCTGATACACAAGTTacgaaaaaaataagaattgtCTTCAAACCCTATTGAAGGAAATACCAGCAGTACCCTTAATACCAAAAAAGCTGTATCCTCGCCTCTTCCTATAAATTACTATTCTCCGAATatatttagagcctgtttggattggcttataagttgcttataagctattttcagcttttttgagtgtttggctggccagcttaaagtcattttgtgcttaaaataagctcaaaaaaataattgggcccatttgacttagcttatctaaagcagcttataagctgaaaacaacttataagccaaaaaaataagttagactaccccaacttattttttttagcttataagctgtttgcagcttataggcataagcccatccaaacaggctcttaatcAGTTAAATGACATTACAGAAGACTCATCAATCCTGCACCCTCAACTTAATATTAAAACAAAACCACCTGCTGTACCCCTGCACACTACCCGGGACAAAGATATTCTGCAGCAGCCCCGTATTGCAATTCCTTCTATCACTCAATTACCCTCATCTGACGCTGAAACTAAAATATTCTCACCAGTTCCAAAAACATGCAGAGCCGACTCCTCATTCAGTTCATGCATGCAAAGACTCCTCAGAACCTACTTCTCCACACAACCACGTACCACAAGCTAGTAACATAGACCAGTCACTCAGCTCTTCAGACCGACCCTTCAACTCTCCTATAAATTCGACTGTACATCCCATCACTCCCTATCGTCTTTCTCTGCATAATCATAGTTACAATCCCTCACTAAGTCATGCCTCGTCTTCCGTACCAATCCCCGACTCGCCGCAGCGCCTTCAGGAGATATCGCCAATCTCCGAGGCCCCCTCTGCAACTACCATCATTCATGATGGAGAGGAATCACCTTCCATCCAACCACTATCCCCTAGTTTACTCGTCCCCTCGCCCACCCAACTACCTCCAGCCACAGTCGTGGTTGGAGCTAGGCTTAGCGAACTATGCTCTGACGTTCACCCTACAAATAGACAATCAGGATGTGCTAATTCTCCTAGAAAATCCAGCTCACCTAGCACAAATAGTGACCGAGGGGATGTCGATAGGAATGGCTCACTATGGACAACAAAATTGGACAGTCACTCAAGCGAGGCCATACTATCCGATGATGCAATTCCAACACCCATCACTCTCTCAGGGGACTATTGTCCATCCCCAGAGTCCCACGTCCACTCTCCAGTTCCTAGATCTTCCTTTTTACAACCAACACCATCTCCAGGATCAGTATGTCCCATGGCTACAACCCGCAGTCCCTCGCCCCCTAGCTCTCCCCAACATCCAGTCACCCACTCCACCCAACTCACCACCCAATGTCCCAGAACTAGAGGAAATAGACCATCAAGAAATGACTCAACTAATGGAACTTTTAAGGGAGACCCGCACCGAACTTTTGGCCTAATTTTAGCTCCCACACACCACAAAGAGAGTGAAGTTACTCTCCATGCCACTTGGCCCTCCAGAGGGATTTAATAGGGAACATTGTAGTTCTTGGTAATAGTGCCCATGTTTAGGTATGAAAGTTACAAAACGTGGATATGTTTTTACTCTTTCTACACAGCATATGCCATCATATATTaggtgaaaaaaataaaaaaaatgttttgaaaggaagacaaaaaaaggaaagataagAAGTCGCGAGTAACCTAGTTGCAGCTCCTGCAGCACCAGCCTCAGTCCGGAAGCAATGGGAGAAAGCCACATATTTCAATGGTAATGAAGACTCGGACAAAATGGAGTCCATATGTATACCACCTACTGGAATCTCAGCAGTGCCAATCAAGCACTGATCACTATTTTCAATGGAGTACACCTGCCAGTGGTTTTGTAAAATATCACTGATCAGATAAACTGATTTAATCAATTCATTTCAGTGAATGCTATAGCTTCTGCTTCTCCTTCCCCCACCCAAAaagaaaatgtgaaaaaatCACAAAGCCTACCTAAAACAATGACAAACATAACCAAGAAGGACAAAGAAAGcaaaacatacataattaaaattttataccaaaGATAACATGCTGCAAGTAAGAGGTTCAGAATAAGATTCATTAGTACAAAAAATATGATTCAAGTAAAGAGTTTGTTTTTTAATCGACATCTACACGTGAAACTAAAAACCCAAGCTATAGGGTTTTCTCTAGCttcaaattacaatttttgCGTAAGGTCATTCAACTCTTCACTTTCCGTGAGAAAGCAGGGTTACCTTGGTATTAAATTgttgtcttcttttttcctttggtTGTGtgcgtgtttttttttttcctttggggggtgggggggggggggtgttgttGTCAGTTTAGAGTCAAATAAACTCATATAGTTTGAATAATCTGAAAGGCTTAGTTAAATATGGTGTAGTCAAAAGAATCAACATTACCATCAAACATCAGTTCAGAAGAAAGAAGATGCTATATTGTTAAAAAAACAAGATAACTATTAATTGTTCTTATGGTTATATCTCATAGAAGATGAAAAAGACACGTCTCAGATCATGGACGAAGGCATCAAAACGGCATCAACATTAATGAAAGGCCAACCTGAGTGTTTGTTCCACGGGGTTGAAATCCGCACTTTTCCACCACAGATGACCGTACAATCTCAGGGGTTGTCAGAGGTGTAAAACCTCTTTTCATGGCCTCTGAAACTGCCCAGTTTACAAGACCCATCTCTAACATAACTGCTTCATTCTTCAAGTAATAGAATTTGGACCCACTGACCTGAAAAGCAAATTTAACTTAACCTGAATATAAACTAAACCAAGATTTCCTGTAACCGATCCATCTGCAACCTGAATATAAACTAAACCAAGATTTCCTGTAACCGATCCATCTGCTGGAAGTAAGAAGTGATAGCAGGTCAATCTTCCTATTTGGTATACAAACTTAATCGTGTCCTTCGATCTTTGGATGCAAGAACTCTGCCAAGAAACGAAGTAGTGGAAGACTAGATGTACAACCAGCTTGGCATAGACTTTATGAAAGCCAATGGCTATAACACTAGGTTTGAAAACTCGAATAAAGATATTTTGGAAGAACATGGTCCAGTATGCAAAGGGTCATATAAAGAGGAAGagactgatttttttttcaaaacaaaatggATTGTATTGATAATATACTCTAGTTGCTAAGTTAGTACTAGGTTACAAAACTAATACCTCCGGTAAGAAAGAATACCTCAGCTGCAGCATCAAAATCGAATAAATCTAGCTCTTTTCCCAGCTGAACATGGTCCTTAACAGCAAAGCTAAACTCAGCAGGCTTACCAACCTGAAATACAAGGAATGTAAATAAGGTTTGAGCAGGATCAAAGCAATGTGGTCTGCACATCTGTGTATATCAAACTAGAAGTACCATTTTCCTGACTGTTGAAGAATCTTCCCCTCCTAATGGAACATCTGGATGTGTCATATTAGGTATGGATTGTGCTTCTTGCTGCAGCTCATCTGTAAGTTTGAGCAGGTCTTCTTCCAAAGTAACAAGTTCTTCCTTCAGATTCTTTCCTGACGAAAAATACAATTCACACAATGAACAACCTAGCCACCAAAAGCTTCAAGGTGGACATAAAATAAGAGACGAACCTTCTTCTATGAGCTTCTGGCGCTCTGAGGGTTCTAGTTTTCCTTTCATCTTGTTTGCAACTGCATTTCTCTCCGCTCGTAACTTTTCAACCTCCTGTTATCTGTAAGTAACAATTAGCTAAAATTGAGAATAACCAGTTCTATCAAAATCATTCAAGTATGTGAATTTCTCACTTCGTTAGATGAATCAAAGCTCTAAGAATGCAACACAAAGCACTAAAAGCCTTTTCAATACAATGGTAATGTGCAGAAATCCTGCTCTTTTTGTCATGCATCAATTATAGTATGATGCAAAAGCGACAGCAAGATGACAGAAGGAAGGAATCTCTTTAGAGAGCAGGAACATATCAGGAATATAAATGCAATTTACAGGAATTATTCAGCAATTCACCTCCATTAACCAATTAAAACCCACCTTAACCCATATTTGTGATCAATTTTGCCAAAAGTAAGAAAAGTTGATGCAGAACTTCATTAAAATGCAAGATATACAGTTGGTAGGAGGGATGCTGGAACTGTCCCAGaatcatccacaagaaaacggAAGAGAAACGTAAGAGAAACCCTCATActctttgtgaaggaatttcaaactaatatcatgaCACTTGATATCCACATTAAAGAGTCACAAACAGGTCTTCTTCTGAATAACATTTTCCCTTAATTCCATTACAGTATGTGTAACGTGTTagtcgctttcgttattttcatttccatatcgctttgaatttcttggccttatctgacctctttttatgctttctattgagccaagggtctttcggaaacagccgtcctaccttggtaggagtaaggtctgcgtacactctaccctccccagaccccacgttgtgggatttcactgggttgttgttgttgttatgtgtaaCGTGTTAAATGCTTGCAAAGACCATACAATGATGCAGTAACTAATGCTCAGAATCCTTTGGCtaaaatatctacttaagtTACATTTTCAAGTTAACAAATTGAACTAACAGCACAACTGAAATTACAAACTTTGAAGATAAACATAAAACACTGAAAGGTTTAGACTTTATTGCCAAAAAGAGATAGATAATTGACCTTCTGAACATTGAGCAACTTGTCATAGAGCTCAAGAACAAGCTCCAGATTAGCAATGGAGTTCCTATTCTTAATATTAACCGCAACTGACTCCTTATTATCTCTTATCCACTTGAAATCTATTGCTGCTTTCCATTGAGGCTTCACCGCTATATTCACCACCACAAACTTTAGTCTTTCAACAAAAcagaaataaaatttaaaaaaaaaaaaaatactaattcATAACTCTTAAACTGGGCTACGTCTCCTCAGTGTCTATTATACACAATGGGACGcgttgaggtgtctagatgtaAATTCTCAAAGTTGGAGCGTTTACTTGCCTGTTATAGCCGAGTTAAGGTGTCTAATTATGtattatgcaaaaaaaaaaaaaaaaaagttttaggTCAATATAAATACCTTTATTATCGTCAGTGGCAGCAGTTTGGGCAGCGGTGGCAGAAAGGGATCTAATGAGAAGAGGGAAGAGAGGCCTTGGATGGTAGCTTAGGGTTTTGGAGAAGTAAGGGATAGCAGCAAGTTTGAGGGAATGAAAAGTGGTTCCGGGCAGTACCATAGCGACACTCCACTTTCTGCTTTCCTCGTCGATGTCGTGGTAAGCCCAAGGTATGACCGCTtttccttcccccctttttctttttcctttttttaaataacCCGTAATCCGGATGTGTTTGTCACGTACTCAAAAAAAAATGGTTAGTTGCAGAGCGCAAacaaaattgaagtgaaaaattGGAATATGAATTACCTCAGATAAAGAGCCTCTTTGGatggacttaaaaaaaaaaaaaaggaaaagtataCAATTGGCCGGTGGGGTGAAACTAATTCCACCCGCTGATCACAATTCTTCTAAACCCAAATTATACCCACTAAATTAATTCCATCCATTAGTCAAAACTTaagacaattttcaaataaaaacccaaacacaaaaatgtttgaagcgatttttatatataatatgtgtcatttgtgtataaaatatgtatcaatacctatctgtaatgtatagaaactgtataaaatatgaatcactaaggtatgtatcatttttatatataatatgtatcatttgtgtatataatgtgtataaaTAAGAATCGCTcgtataaaatagaaaattgtatcatttttgtatataatatgtatattttttgtatataaagtgtatatataatttaaagatgtgtatataatcgtatcagtcttgtatagaaagtgtaccatacgtataaaaaatgtataatagaagcgtatcattgtggtatataatactccttccgtttcaattttTGTAACCCATTTGTTGGTAagacgacatttaagaaagagtgaagacttttgaaacttgtggttcaaaataagtcttgaatatttgtgtggctgtaaatcattttataaagtaaatttatttccaaattaggaaagaggtcattcattttggcacggactaaaaaggaaataggtttacataaattaaaacagagggagtatgtatcactattgtatatgtaaaaaaaaaaattcatatcattattgcataatatgtgtataataaatgtataattaacgtataatttatgtaaaataaatgtatgattaattccagcatatgcatataaaatgtataattcgtgtatataaagtgtatatataattccaacatatgtatatatgttgtagcagCCCTTTAGTAGCgactttttgtggcgactaaaaagtctttttttttttttttaagcgccTGGGCTGTTGGGCCGGCCAgccttggcattattttgggtcaaccggccattttttggcattattttgggccgaaAGGACACCTAGTGGAATTAAGCCCAAACAGTGGTTAAATGTGAGATTAGTTTGGCTGAGTGGACACACAGTGTCcttttctctaaaaaaaaaaatagcttataagctgttttcagctatAAACTGATAAACTGATAAGCTAAATCAAATTggcctaattatttttttgggcttatgtTAAGCataaaatggcttataagctggccagccaaacactcaaaaaagctaaaaacaacttataaactattttcagcaacttataagccaattgAAACGGGCTCAAAGATGGAACATTCGAGGCTGCGACTTCGGCCAGCTGGACCAAGCTTAGACAAAGAGTAAATAGAGTACCAGAGTAATTAGGTTTTTGGTAGCATGTTCAGTTTGGTCACGATGGAGAAGTGATGGGGAGAGAAAATGGTGAGGTTATCTCATCTGCcgttaaaaattaaagaccaccccagcgaaggacaatccAGCAAATTtatcatttgcacttttgtcccatTTTATGCTtagtcttcaatttttgtcctcaatgcaaataatttttttgcggtcataaacttatattttcgtatcataatatcacacacgttATACATAGTTATGCCCCACATAGTTAAAAAAACTTATGTCCcgctaggcataagttcaattttaaaaggcaaaattaaagaccagcccatttgaaggacaaaaattaaaagagcagtcaatttgaaggaaaaccgtgcaatttcttcttgaTTAGGCTCTGTTTATTTACTGTTTAGAACTGGGTCTATCGCGTTTCATTAGCATAATTAGTTATGATTGCCTTAAAAACTGAAGTTAAACTAGTATTATGTTCCATAAAAATAGGAAACAAATACTGGAAGTTTGCTACTATACATCTTCAGCGCCTTATTTTATTGAATGCCATTGTTATCCATGATATTGACATCGCATTAGAAACCAAATGACCATCATTCAAGTATTGAATCTTCATAAATCAGGAAAggaattttatatatatcattttgtaccAATATTAAGTAGTTGGACCGTAGAATATACCATGCATACATTATTTTACATTGcagtaaagaattttttttttttttttttttaaaaggatcaTTTGTCCATCCAAATGATACAACGCAGCGATTTCCTTGCTTGAAGTAAGTCAAATGCTTTGTTAATATCCTGAAAGTTAACTTCATGCATTATGAATCCGTCCAAGTTCAATTCCTGCCCAAGATTCGAAAAgaaaaacatcatatactttaAGTATGtggtatatatatcataccatagTGTGTATTCAGTGTGGAGTAAAACACTTTCGAATCAATTTTTCGTGTTTGGTTGGTtggataaaatattttttttttcagaaaataaatttcttaaaaatcaagaaaataacttttatgGCGAAAGTAGAAAAAACAAGTCCCCATAAGTGCATGATATTTAATGGattgtcccccccccccccccccccgcccaacCTCCTCCCCTTCCCGACCCTGACACGTACCTTACTCCCAGCACCCCCACTCTTATCCCCGCCCCTCTGACAACCCCTGAGATTGTACGGTCATCTGTGGTGGAGAAGTGCGGATATCAAACCCGTGGAACAAACACTCAGCTTTGCCATTCATTAATATTGATGCCATTTTGATGACTTCGTCCATGATCTGTGatgttcttttcattttctttttgtcaACATTGCCATTTTTTCTACAGATAGGTGTTATCATTTTGTTTGAGAAATAGATTGATAGATAACCATAAGAGCCAATTAATAGTTATTTatcttgtatttttatttttttatttttgtaacaGTATAATATCTTCTCtcttttgaattgattttttttatggtAATGCTGATTCTTTTTACTTCACCAAATTTGACTAAACCTTTCAGATTATTCTTACTACTCTATGGTTTCATTTGATGACTAAACTGAAAAACAATTCCCCCTgccccaaaaaagaaaaggaaggaaaagaaaaaaactctAATTACCTACTCTGGACTATATTAGTGTAAAGCGGCATTATTGCTTTACTAATCCCCCTCTTGTACCACCATGAACAAGACCTTTCCCGGTCAGTTGGTTACAATTTCATACCAAGGTAACCCTGGTTTCTCAGGGAAAGTGAACAGCTGAATGACCTTAAGAAAACATTGTTATTTGAAGACAGAGACTTCTTTTCCTCCATACTTTGGGTTTTTAGTTTCATATATGCAGATAAATTAATCGCTAAAAAAGAAAGCTCTTAGTTGGTTATGTTTTGGGTTGTCCTCCATACTTTACGTGAATCATATTTTTTGTACCAATAAATCATATTCTGAATCTCGTACTTGTAGCATAGTCTTTAGTATGTTAAATGTATAACTATGTATGTTTTTGCTTCTCTCTTTCTACTTGGTTATGTTTGTCATTGTTTTGGATATGCTTTGtgattttttcactttttctttttctttttgggtggGGGGACTAGAAGCAAAAGCTACATCATTCACAAAATTGGTTAAATTGGTTTAGCTGTTCAGTGATATTTTACAAAACCACTGGTAGGTGTACTCCATCGAAAATAGTGATCAGTGCCTGACTGGCACCGCAGAGATTCCAGTAGGCGGAATACATATGGACTCCATTCTGTCTGAGTCTTCATTACCATTGAAATATGTGGCTTTCTCCCATAGCTTCCGGACTGAGGCTGCTGCTGCCGGAGCTGCAACTAGGTTACCAGCGACTTCTTGTcgaccctttctttcttttctttttttgtcttcctttttaaaaaatctttttcgTTCTTCACATAATAATATATGATGGCATATgctataatataaatatatggtaCATATCCACATTTTGCAACTTTCATACTTAAACTATGGGGTGTTGCTATTACCCCGAACTACAATGTTTCCTATTTTAGTATAGAGAGTGACTTCATTCTCTTTGTGGCGTATGGAAGCTGAAATTAGGCCAAAAGCAGTAGACACATAGGCTATGTGACATAGcatttttcatccatattttctTGTTAGCTAATCGTATTccttatttgttccttttttctatttcaattttcttgatttcttttttcttctttcaaactCTATAGTTTTTGCTGATAAtggtaacacaaaaaaaaagaaactaaaaaaaaaatacagttgTAAATCATGATAAATTTTTATCAATAAAGGTACACTCAGTTAGAAGATACAACCCTAAAATAAGAGTAACACTAAAATgttaacataataaaaaaaatagaacgtCAAACGTAGAACTAAAGTTTCTTATTggatctttctttttctcttatcaaattttctagattttcttCTCTAAGCTCTCCCAGCGCAACCTCTGTACGGTCCTTAGCTACATTTGTTCGGTATTCCACGTCTCCATGCTTCATAAATGCATAGGCGATCCTTCTCGCATTACTCCTTTTGAGAATGTTCAAGTTACTGAGGACTTGTCGTACGAAGAGGTTCTTGTGGCCATCCTAGATCGTCAAGTTTGAAAATTGCGAACTAAAGcggtagcttcagttaaggtagTATGGTGGAATAATACTGTAGAAGAGATGACGTGGGAGGCAAAAGAAGATATGAAAGCCCGATATCCTCATTTGTTCCAATCTTCAGGTTTACACTGACACCCCTGCAATACGATACTTCCTTTGTCATTTCTATTTCTCaagccatatatatatgttgcgtTAGGTGCTATTGCTGAATTAGGCACGCCGAGTACATCCCGGACCGCATCAGACGACAGTTAAGGTGAGTAATGGCTAACTTGTTTTGATTTCTGCATAGTTAgatggtcgtgtgaggccaaattgatattgttatgttgttgtatggCCCTGCGTGGCTTTGAATATTGGTTTGAGCTGCTTGACAGGTTTTAGATAATCCTATTTACAGAgaaaactctgtcgaaatttttagAAATCCTGAGAGTCGAGATATCCCTCAAcgttcgaggacaaatgttcttaagggggaaaGGAAGTTACACCTCATGTTTTCGTGCGTTATCGTATCATAACGTGGATAacagtagctcagttggttggctacctaaactttcaccttgttggtgagggttcgaatccccacgttATAATCCCCTCCCctatttccccttcccctaccccttatgtaataaaaataattaaaaaaaaatgtggataACATGATAAAAAGGTAATGTTATGAGGTATTTAAATAGTATGATAGTCGTATattaagttttgaagtcaaatgaGTTGTGGTACGAAAGTCAACAAAGGTCGTTGCAAGTTACATTTGTAAATTTCATTGAAATTCGGGTCAGATGTCGCAGAGCTATTCTCTCATTATACTTGGATTTACAGGATGAACCACCCACCAAATTAAAGGcctatgagtctagtttcctGCATATTTTACCGTTTGTCGATACGACGTCGGAGTGGAGAGATATTCGCATTTCCGTCCAAGGGTGCAAACTGTCGCGGGACAGTGAGCCCAAGTCGGTGGCTACACAACTTGACTGATATAAAAATAGTCCCAAAACGTTTTAGGCtctcattttcttcaagttaaacCCTAGAACAGCTACTGTACTCTCTCAATTGATTCTCCATTAATCACAATTAAATTCAAAGGCAAATCAAGTGATTACAACATAAGGAATCACGTCACAATTGTAGAATCGTCGATTTCTCATTGTTTTGTCTTACGGAAGAAAGTTTCGTCTTGAAATGACTCGTATGTTGAAGTGTTCTTCAACACTTAAGGTATGTTTTGATCTTCTTCTCATCACCTTGAGCCTATAAACATCTAAACCTAGGAATTAGATAAGAAATCTGATGAGAACAAGTTTTTATGGATTCATATGAACTCCTAAAGACGAACCTGATTGTTGGGCTAGTTTATGTGGTGTAAATGTATTATTTTGGGATTGTGAAGTAATGGATGGATTGATAATGGAGTGTAGGCGTAAAGGAGAAGAAAATGGTAatcttgaagaaagaaattgatCTATAAACGATCCACTGAACGTACGCCCACAAGTTGTTCGATAAAATGTCTCAATGAATGTTCTTATAAGTTATAGACTTGGAATTGATCTTAAATCCTTCGTATGATGTAGATAATCAGTTATAAAGGACACGACGGCTCGTGGGACGGGATTCACTTCAACaacgaggtatgtagggctttctcTATACTCTTCGGCATGACTAGAATTCGAATAGCCTATCGTTGAAATGCTTTCGTTAAACCTAGGTTGTTTTCACTCCATGATGATAACGATAGTCCATCTTTCACAACCAGATTGTATTGAAGTATTTTTCCACAGGTTGTATCTTTCCCATTCATTGGTTTGAGAATAATGTGTAATATGAAGTGATTCACCTTTAAATGAAGTCGAACATGTTTCTTTCAATCGAGTTGATCCTTACTTCATATGTactccatatcaaatatatttctCATGTAATCTATAATTGTTATCTCTTGAATTGAAAGAAGCACATAGCGACAATAACGATAGTTGGAGGATAACGACGATAGGTCACTCAGACTCTTTCTATGATATCCCTTCTGAGATCGGTCttgcattgcacttatatatatgtatttattttcattaacgTGCCGCACTATAGTCtgccgggcaggcacgtagatgtgcacctAAATGGATTTCTTTCATTACTGCGCTGTGTCATAGacggccgggtaggcacgtagctgtgcataccactgatcagttgggcagagatgatgatgatatgacgatgagCTCACCCCCACAGAGggatttattattatatatataatatgatatgttataagcCTCCAGAGTGAGgaatgattttatgtgcatgcAGTTATATTCATGTCATAGTATGGTTGCTTACCGTGGCCTTATTCAGGGTTTCAGGTTGCTTCTGATTCCTCTCTCTTGTTATTTACATTCCTCATGCTTATGCTTACCGCCCTACATATTCAGTATATATTTCATACTGACGCCTTTTTTGtgcgttgtgttcatgcccacgggtgtTGATAGACAGGCTG
It includes:
- the LOC132030421 gene encoding serine--tRNA ligase, chloroplastic/mitochondrial-like isoform X1, yielding MVLPGTTFHSLKLAAIPYFSKTLSYHPRPLFPLLIRSLSATAAQTAATDDNKAVKPQWKAAIDFKWIRDNKESVAVNIKNRNSIANLELVLELYDKLLNVQKEVEKLRAERNAVANKMKGKLEPSERQKLIEEGKNLKEELVTLEEDLLKLTDELQQEAQSIPNMTHPDVPLGGEDSSTVRKMVGKPAEFSFAVKDHVQLGKELDLFDFDAAAEVSGSKFYYLKNEAVMLEMGLVNWAVSEAMKRGFTPLTTPEIVRSSVVEKCGFQPRGTNTQVYSIENSDQCLIGTAEIPVGGIHMDSILSESSLPLKYVAFSHCFRTEAGAAGAATRGLYRVHQFSKVEMFILCRPDESDSYHKELIEIEEELFSSLGFHFKTLDMATEDLGAPAYRKFDVEAWMPGLGRYGEISSASNCTDYQSRRLGIRYRPESSSPRKGKNAAPTQFVHTLNATACAVPRMMVCLLENFQQEDGSVIIPEPLRPFMDGLQIIKPKHLQN
- the LOC132030421 gene encoding serine--tRNA ligase, chloroplastic/mitochondrial-like isoform X2, which produces MKGKLEPSERQKLIEEGKNLKEELVTLEEDLLKLTDELQQEAQSIPNMTHPDVPLGGEDSSTVRKMVGKPAEFSFAVKDHVQLGKELDLFDFDAAAEVSGSKFYYLKNEAVMLEMGLVNWAVSEAMKRGFTPLTTPEIVRSSVVEKCGFQPRGTNTQVYSIENSDQCLIGTAEIPVGGIHMDSILSESSLPLKYVAFSHCFRTEAGAAGAATRGLYRVHQFSKVEMFILCRPDESDSYHKELIEIEEELFSSLGFHFKTLDMATEDLGAPAYRKFDVEAWMPGLGRYGEISSASNCTDYQSRRLGIRYRPESSSPRKGKNAAPTQFVHTLNATACAVPRMMVCLLENFQQEDGSVIIPEPLRPFMDGLQIIKPKHLQN